One window from the genome of Pyrus communis chromosome 16, drPyrComm1.1, whole genome shotgun sequence encodes:
- the LOC137720852 gene encoding uncharacterized protein: MVREKDSCWEYADKLDGNKVRCKFCQRILNGGISRLKHHLSRLPSKGVNPCSKVRDDVTDKVRTIIAARDEIKETPSGKKQKLVEVKSPGTGNVSASKPLVSLDTPPTPIQKVFPNVTVTPVVLSGPPPLNSHENAERSIALFFFENKLDFSIARSSSYQQMIDAITKCGPGFVGPSAETLKTTWLESIKSEMSLQSKDIEKEWTTTGCTIIADTWTDNKSRALINFLVSSPSRTFFHKSVDASAYFKNTKCLADLFDSVIQDFGPENVVQIIMDSSFNYTGVANHILQNYSTIFVSPCASQCLNLVLEEFSKVDWVNRCILQAQTISKFIYNNAPMLDLMKKFTGGQDLIRTGITKSVSNFLSLQSILKQRSRLKHMFNSPEYCNNSSYANKTQSISCISIVEDNDFWRAVEESVAISEPFLKVLREVSGGKPAVGYIYELMTRAKESIRTYYIMDENKCKTFLDIVDRKWRDQLHSPLHAAAAFLNPGIQYNPEIKFLTSIKEDFFKVLEKLLPVPEMRRDITSQIFTFTKATGMFGCSLAMEARDVVSPGLWWEQYGDSAPVLQRVAIRILSQVCSTFTFERNWSAFQQIHSEKRNKIDRETLNDLVYINYNLKLARQTRTKALEADPIQFDDIDMTSEWVEESDSPSPTQWLDRFGSALDGGDLNTRQFSAAMFGSNDHIFGL; this comes from the exons TGGTTCGAGAGAAGGACTCCTGTTGGGAATATGCTGATAAATTGGATGGAAACAAGGTGAGATGCAAGTTTTGCCAGAGAATTCTGAATGGTGGCATTAGTAGATTGAAGCATCATCTATCTCGACTTCCAAGTAAGGGTGTAAATCCATGTAGCAAAGTAAGAGACGATGTTACTGATAAGGTGAGGACCATAATAGCAGCAAGGGACGAGATCAAAGAAACTCCTAGTGGTAAAAAGCAAAAATTAGTTGAAGTGAAATCTCCTGGAACTGGAAATGTCTCTGCTAGTAAACCTCTCGTGTCTTTGGACACACCACCAACTCCAATTCAGAAAGTTTTTCCTAATGTCACCGTCACTCCAGTGGTCCTTTCCGGGCCTCCCCCCTTGAATAGCCATGAGAATGCAGAGAGAAGTATTGCGCTGTTCTTTTTCGagaacaagcttgacttcagtATAGCCCGTTCTTCATCCTATCAGCAAATGATTGATGCCATAACAAAGTGTGGTCCTGGATTTGTAGGTCCATCTGCAGAAACTTTGAAGACTACATGGCTGGAAAGTATCAAGTCTGAAATGAGCCTACAGTCGAAAGATATTGAAAAAGAGTGGACCACCACAGGTTGCACCATCATCGCTGACACATGGACTGACAATAAGTCAAGAGCCTTAATCAACTTTTTGGTTTCATCACCCTCACGGACCTTTTTTCACAAGTCGGTGGATGCATCTGCGTATTTCAAGAACACAAAATGCTTGGCGGATTTATTTGATTCTGTTATACAAGATTTTGGCCCGGAAAATGTTGTGCAGATCATCATGGATAGTAGTTTCAACTATACCGGGGTTGCAAACCATATCTTGCAGAATTATTCAACCATTTTCGTGTCTCCTTGTGCCTCTCAATGCTTAAATCTTGTTTTGGAGGAATTCTCGAAGGTAGATTGGGTGAATAGATGCATCTTACAAGCACAAACCATTTCGAAGTTCATCTATAACAATGCCCCGATGCTTGATCTGATGAAAAAGTTTACTGGGGGGCAGGATCTCATTAGAACAGGCATCACGAAGTCTGTTTCCAACTTCCTCTCCTTGCAATCTATCTTGAAGCAACGGTCAAGGTTGAAGCACATGTTCAACAGCCCTGAGTATTGCAACAACTCATCTTATGCGAATAAAACACAGAGCATTTCGTGTATTTCCATTGTCGAGGACAATGATTTCTGGAGGGCAGTGGAAGAGAGTGTGGCCATCTCCGAGCCATTTCTTAAAGTGTTGAGGGAAGTGTCTGGAGGAAAACCTGCTGTGGGTTATATATATGAGCTAATGACCAGGGCCAAGGAATCGATAAGGACATACTATATAATGGACGAGAATAAGTGCAAGACCTTCTTAGATATCGTAGACAGAAAGTGGCGCGATCAACTCCATTCGCCTCTACATGCAGCAGCAGCTTTCTTAAACCCCGGCATCCAATACAATCCGGAAATCAAATTTCTTACATCTATAAAGGAGGACTTCTTTAAAGTTCTGGAGAAGCTTCTGCCTGTGCCTGAGATGAGACGCGACATCACGAGTCAAATATTTACATTTACGAAGGCAACTGGGATGTTCGGTTGCAGCCTTGCAATGGAAGCAAGAGATGTAGTTTCACCTG GCCTTTGGTGGGAACAATATGGCGATTCTGCACCCGTGTTGCAACGTGTTGCCATCAGAATACTCAGCCAAGTTTGCAGCACATTCACATTCGAGAGGAACTGGAGTGCATTCCAGCAGATTCACTCGGAGAAGCGCAATAAGATCGATAGAGAAACACTCAATGACCTCGTCTACATAAACTACAACCTCAAGTTAGCAAGGCAGACGAGAACGAAAGCTCTGGAAGCAGATCCGATTCAATTCGACGACATTGACATGACATCGGAGTGGGTGGAGGAGAGTGATAGCCCAAGCCCTACTCAATGGCTTGATCGGTTCGGGTCTGCTCTGGATGGGGGTGACTTGAACACAAGACAGTTTAGTGCTGCCATGTTTGGTTCAAACGACCACATCTTTGGTTTATGA
- the LOC137720028 gene encoding hydroxyproline O-galactosyltransferase HPGT1-like — MHSRGSSARLSGTVFRSRIPTLLVSMFATFASIYIAGRLWQDSESRVYLIKELDRITGQGRSVISVDDTLKIIACREQHKKLSALEMELTAARQEGFTLGRSTEINGTDYKRRPLVVIGILTTFGRKSNRDAIRQAWMGTGAALKKMENEKGIVARFVIGRSANPGDSLDRAIDNENRQTKDFIILDTHVEAPKEFPKKTKLFFAHAAEKWNAEFYSKVNDDVYVNIDALGATLATHLDKPRVYMGCMKSGEVFSEPSQKWYEPEWWKFGDRKSYFRHASGEMYVISQALAKFVSINRGILHTYAHDDISVGSWFIGLDVKHVDEAKFCCSSWAGGAICAGV, encoded by the exons ATGCACAGCAGGGGTTCAAGTGCTCGTCTCTCCGGCACCGTTTTCCGATCTCGGATTCCGACCCTCTTGGTCTCCATGTTCGCCACTTTCGCCTCCATCTATATCGCCGGCCG GCTGTGGCAGGATTCGGAGAGCAGGgtttatttgatcaaagaacTTGATAGGATTACCGGGCAG GGGCGATCCGTCATATCAGTGGATGATACATTGAAAATCATAGCCTGCAG GGAACAACATAAGAAGTTATCAGCGCTTGAGATGGAGTTGACTGCAGCTAGACAAGAGGGTTTTACTTTGGGGCGCTCAACAGAGATTAATGGAACTGATTACAAGAGAAGGCCACTAGTGGTGATTGGTATTCTTACAACCTTTGGTCGCAAAAGTAATAGGGACGCAATTCGTCAGGCGTGGATGGGAACAG GTGCTGCCTTGAAAAAAATGGAGAATGAGAAGGGAATAGTTGCTCGATTTGTAATTGGACGAAG CGCAAATCCTGGGGATAGCTTGGACAGAGCCATTGACAACGAAAACAGGCAAACTAAGGACTTCATTATTCTT GATACCCATGTAGAGGCACCTAAAGAGTTCCCAAAGAAGACTAAATTGTTCTTCGCTCATGCTGCTGAAAAATGGAATGCTGAGTTTTACTCCAAGGTCAACGACGatgtttatgtaaatattg ATGCTCTGGGAGCTACACTTGCAACTCATCTAGACAAACCTCGTGTTTATATGGGGTGCATGAAATCAGGCGAAGTTTTCTCTGAGCC GAGCCAAAAATGGTATGAACCAGAATGGTGGAAGTTTGGGGATAGAAAATC ATATTTCCGCCACGCTTCAGGTGAGATGTACGTCATATCGCAAGCTTTGGCCAAATTTGTTTCAATCAATAG AGGTATACTCCATACTTATGCCCACGATGATATCAGTGTCGGATCTTGGTTTATTGGGCTTGATGTTAAACATGTAGATGAAGCCAAGTTTTGTTGCTCCTCTTGGGCGGGAg GAGCTATTTGTGCCggtgtttga
- the LOC137720029 gene encoding uncharacterized protein isoform X1 has product MDYDYRTRSGQMPNYRPATSSAPSSHPMYGPPSSSSMYPRVGQQSHTAAPPPYGGNSGRPQPHHQTANPPSSSSSGLGIRVTLKPEYRITPPPPLSSQFGDIPRSNFQFDFDLERKVLAELEKETPNWAKLGLENIPPPRAVEPPPSSGSGTDPVVSKYIASGLSREAVPLAVANYGDNPTKVREFVNAFTLLREMGFPPNAVAEALMMYDNDTDKALAHFLNSSS; this is encoded by the exons ATGGATTACGATTACAGAACTCGGTCCGGTCAGATGCCGAACTACCGTCCCGCCACGTCATCGGCGCCGTCTAGCCATCCGATGTACGGACCTCCGTCGTCGTCGTCCATGTACCCGCGGGTGGGTCAACAGAGCCACACGGCGGCCCCGCCCCCGTACGGCGGTAACTCAGGCCGTCCCCAGCCCCACCACCAAACCGCAAATCCTCCTTCGTCTTCCTCCT CGGGATTGGGCATTCGAGTTACTTTAAAACCGGAGTATCGGATCACTCCTCCG CCTCCGTTGTCATCGCAGTTTGGAGATATACCGCGGAGCAATTTCCAGTTCGATTTTGATCTCGAGAGGAAAGTCTTGGCTGAATTAGAAAAGGAAACTCCGAATTGGGCCAAGCTCGGGCTGGAAAACATTCCACCACCGAGGGCTGTAGAACCACCACCTTCGTCG GGTTCTGGCACAGATCCCGTTGTCAGCAAATATATCGCTTCAGGGCTCAGCCGGGAAGCAGTTCCTCTTGCAGTAGCAAATTACGGAGACAATCCTACTAAG GTTCGAGAATTCGTCAATGCATTCACCCTTCTACGAGAGATGGGATTTCCACCAAACGCTGTTGCTGAAGCCCTAATGATGTATGACAACGACACGGACAAGGCCCTGGCACATTTTCTCAACAGTTCATCGTGA
- the LOC137720029 gene encoding uncharacterized protein isoform X2, protein MDYDYRTRSGQMPNYRPATSSAPSSHPMYGPPSSSSMYPRVGQQSHTAAPPPYGGNSGRPQPHHQTANPPSSSSSGLGIRVTLKPEYRITPPFGDIPRSNFQFDFDLERKVLAELEKETPNWAKLGLENIPPPRAVEPPPSSGSGTDPVVSKYIASGLSREAVPLAVANYGDNPTKVREFVNAFTLLREMGFPPNAVAEALMMYDNDTDKALAHFLNSSS, encoded by the exons ATGGATTACGATTACAGAACTCGGTCCGGTCAGATGCCGAACTACCGTCCCGCCACGTCATCGGCGCCGTCTAGCCATCCGATGTACGGACCTCCGTCGTCGTCGTCCATGTACCCGCGGGTGGGTCAACAGAGCCACACGGCGGCCCCGCCCCCGTACGGCGGTAACTCAGGCCGTCCCCAGCCCCACCACCAAACCGCAAATCCTCCTTCGTCTTCCTCCT CGGGATTGGGCATTCGAGTTACTTTAAAACCGGAGTATCGGATCACTCCTCCG TTTGGAGATATACCGCGGAGCAATTTCCAGTTCGATTTTGATCTCGAGAGGAAAGTCTTGGCTGAATTAGAAAAGGAAACTCCGAATTGGGCCAAGCTCGGGCTGGAAAACATTCCACCACCGAGGGCTGTAGAACCACCACCTTCGTCG GGTTCTGGCACAGATCCCGTTGTCAGCAAATATATCGCTTCAGGGCTCAGCCGGGAAGCAGTTCCTCTTGCAGTAGCAAATTACGGAGACAATCCTACTAAG GTTCGAGAATTCGTCAATGCATTCACCCTTCTACGAGAGATGGGATTTCCACCAAACGCTGTTGCTGAAGCCCTAATGATGTATGACAACGACACGGACAAGGCCCTGGCACATTTTCTCAACAGTTCATCGTGA